Proteins from a single region of Apium graveolens cultivar Ventura chromosome 7, ASM990537v1, whole genome shotgun sequence:
- the LOC141673820 gene encoding uncharacterized protein LOC141673820 — MGGVNEGLVDGECVHTVTNEYNENLLMHVTSEEVKKAVFSMYPEKAPGIDGLNSGFFQAYWDIVADDVIHFCRDFTISGMLPDGINKTLVCLIPKIKYPKQMTDYRSIAFIATHSEASTMKAVLNRYERCSGQAINYRKSSITFSPNTSREDRTWLCTSLEVEEVDRPGKYLGMPMFVGKNKCVVFGFLAEKIPHSIYDDIEKVMNGFWWGKGSSGKGIRWLSWENLSNSKMIGGLGAKYYHKVDFLNAEIGGSPSYIWRSILAAKDVLKKVPWLPDKEDGCVSTDMPVQLRDTKVQCLMDMKGRNCDEEVLCDIFNDRDIELIRKIPIPVARCEDTWFWLRDEDDTWKGCKFCLESLQGMFTNSYGFNNKKVNISDSCPWFHTSKETDMHILFHCDFAKTVKNQSGRNVIADKKCRKPPEDWFKVNVDEARACNGYIGFGCVIRNSQGKFIGARCGRIRGNWSPKEAEALSLKEAIIWTRQLSLDRCIFETDSQSLASACYGEEGCAYFNTIEGDCKLILKHFNHMLVKFAFRSANCVAHELARTTHSMSDLGEWHVTPPIFLNHVLEFDLVF; from the exons ATGGGTGGGGTGAATGAAGGACTGGTGGACGGTGAATGTGTGCATACAGTTACAAATGAGTATAATGAAAATTTGTTGATGCATGTGACTAGTGAAGAGGTTAAGAAGGCTGTTTTTTCAATGTATCCAGAAAAAGCACCGGGAATAGATGGATTAAACTCTGGTTTCTTTCAAGCATATTGGGATATAGTTGCAGATGATGTCATTCACTTCTGTCGTGACTTTACGATATCTGGTATGTTGCCTGATGGAATTAATAAAACTTTAGTTTgtttaattccaaaaatcaaatATCCGAAGCAAATGACAGATTATAGGTCGATtgcttttat AGCAACACATAGTGAAGCTAGTACTATGAAGGCAGTCTTGAATAGATATGAGAGGTGTTCGGGCCAAGCTATTAACTATAGGAAATCGAGTATCACTTTCAGTCCAAACACGAGTAGGGAAGACAGGACTTGGCTGTGTACAAGCTTGGAGGTGGAGGAAGTAGATAGGCCTGGAAAGTATCTGGGAATGCCTATGTTTGTAGGTAAGAATAAATGCGTTGTTTTTGGTTTTTTGGCTGAGAAG ATTCCACATAGTATTTATGATGATATTGAAAAGGTGATGAATGGTTTTTGGTGGGGTAAAGGATCATCTGGTAAGGGCATTCGATGGCTTTCATGGGAGAATCTTAGTAATTCAAAAATGATTGGGGGTCTTGGA GCTAAATACTATCATAAAGTTGATTTCTTGAATGCTGAGATTGGTGGGAGCCCCAGCTATATTTGGCGTAGTATTTTGGCTGCTAAGGACGTTCTGAAA AAAGTACCTTGGTTACCAGATAAAGAGGATGGGTGTGTGTCGACTGATATGCCAGTACAGCTCAGAGATACTAAAGTGCAATGTTTAATGGATATGAAAGGGCGAAATTGTGATGAGGAGGTGCTTTGTGATATCTTTAATGACAGAGATATTGAGTTAATAAGAAAAATTCCTATCCCTGTAGCTAGGTGTGAAGATACCTGGTTTTGGTTAAGGGATGAAGACG ATACCTGGAAAGGTTGCAAATTTTGTCTGGAGAGTCTGCAAGGGATGTTTACCAACAGCTACGGCTTTAATAACAAAAAAGTCAATATCAGTGATAGTTGTCCATGGTTTCATACTAGTAAAGAAACGGATATGCATATTTTGTTTCATTGTGATTTTGCTAAAACG GTGAAGAATCAATCTGGTAGGAATGTCATAGCTGATAAGAAATGTAGAAAGCCACCTGAAGATTGGTTTAAGGTCAATGTGGATGAAGCAAGAGCTTGTAATGGGTACATTGGTTTTGGATGTGTAATTCGGAACTCTCAGGGGAAATTCATTGGAGCAAGATGTGGTCGTATTAGAGGAAATTGGAGTCCAAAGGAGGCTGAGGCTTTAAGTTTAAAGGAAGCAATCATATGGACAAGGCAACTAAGTTTGGACAGATGTATTTTTGAAACTGATTCTCAGAGTTTGGCTTCGGCTTGTTATGGTGAGGAAGGTTGTGCTTACTTCAACACTATTGAGGGTGATTGTAAGTTAATTTTAAAGCACTTTAATCATATGCTAGTTAAATTTGCTTTTAGGTCTGCGAATTGTGTGGCTCACGAGCTAGCTCGAACTACACATTCTATGTCTGACCTTGGAGAGTGGCATGTCACTCCTCCTATTTTCTTAAATCATGTACTTGAGTTCGATTTAGTTTTTTAA